A genome region from Nymphalis io chromosome Z, ilAglIoxx1.1, whole genome shotgun sequence includes the following:
- the LOC126780271 gene encoding D-3-phosphoglycerate dehydrogenase, which yields MGLDIKSVLIVDGVGANCAEILNSHNIKVTTKAKITKEELLKEIPNHEALVVRSATQVTKEVLNAGSKLKVVGRAGAGVDNIDVEAAGQKGIGVINAPGANAMSACELTCGLTLALARHIVPAASALRAGRWERTQHTGTELNGKTLAILGLGRVGREVAVRMNAFGMKTIGFDPFVTAEQCARFNTTKMELDEIWPLADYITLHTPLIDSTRNFINASVLSRCKKGVKIINVGRGGLINERDFYEALKSGQVSGAALDVFEQEPPTDPLTLEIIQHPAVIASPHLGASTKEAQIRVGLEIAEQLVNLVKPGTYTTPLAEVTRVLPK from the exons atgggTCTCGATATTAAATCAGTCTTGATAGTCGATGGAGTTGGTGCAAATTGCGCTGAAATTCTCAATTCGCACAACATTAAAGTAACTACAAAAGCGAAGATAACAAAAGAGGAACTCTTAAAGGAAATCCCC AATCATGAAGCCCTGGTTGTCCGTTCTGCGACACAAGTGACGAAAGAAGTTTTAAATGCGGGGTCTAAGCTGAAGGTCGTAGGCCGAGCGGGAGCAGGAGTCGACAATATTGACGTCGAGGCTGCGGGTCAAAAAGGAATTGGTGTTATTAA CGCTCCAGGTGCGAATGCCATGAGTGCATGCGAGTTGACCTGCGGCTTAACACTGGCTTTGGCTAGACACATAGTTCCTGCAGCTTCAGCACTGAGGGCTGGTCGTTGGGAGCGCACACAGCACACTGGCACAGAGTTAAATGGAAAAACATTAGCGATTTTAGGACTTGGCAGGGTCGGCCGGGAAGTAGCAGTGCGAATGAATGCTTTCGGAATGAAG ACCATCGGATTTGACCCATTCGTGACAGCCGAGCAATGTGCTCGGTTTAACACCACAAAGATGGAACTGGACGAGATTTGGCCGCTTGCAGACTACATCACACTACACACTCCTCTCATTGACTCCACGAGAA aCTTTATCAACGCTAGTGTCTTGAGCCGGTGCAAGAAAggcgttaaaattattaatgtaggTCGAGGTGGTCTGATCAATGAACGTGATTTCTACGAAGCACTTAAATCTGGTCAG GTTAGCGGTGCAGCGCTCGACGTATTCGAACAGGAACCGCCAACGGATCCTTTGACTTTAGAAATCATTCAACATCCAGCTGTGATTGCTTCTCCGCATCTTG GAGCATCTACAAAAGAAGCTCAGATTCGCGTGGGGCTTGAGATCGCCGAGCAACTAGTGAACTTGGTGAAACCCGGAACTTACACTACACCACTGGCTGAAGTTACACGAGTACTTCCAAAATAA
- the LOC126780274 gene encoding uncharacterized protein LOC126780274, with protein sequence MRSIPLIIFIACLLYQTTARPQDDAEPRSASNRGLLKRGLVSKAKTTTTTAAPQEEEEYDDEAEYQEGEAQEPSTETPPSSTEGKKLVGGGIRPFRSNTDLLEALKRRRAQVAEAKNQGNSAPSVTQQVSDGQTEAPVKANYSKKRFNTATRETKTDEAPAPAPAKPSRGRFGKPSSKSIQEGEPEEQNDTTPPARTGRTFRRGGN encoded by the exons ATGAGGAGTATACCCCT GATTATATTCATAGCATGCTTGCTGTATCAGACGACGGCGCGCCCACAAGATGATGCTGAGCCTCGATCTGCGTCAAACCGTGGTTTACTGAAGAGAGGTCTGGTTAGCAAAGCTAAAACCACTACAACTACAGCGGCACCACAG gAAGAGGAAGAATACGATGATGAAGCAGAATACCAGGAAGGCGAAGCTCAGGAACCCTCCACAGAGACACCCCCTTCCTCCACAGAAGGCAAAAAGTTAGTCGGAGGTGGCATTCGTCCTTTCCGTAGTAACACTGACTTATTAGAAGCCTTGAAGAGAAGACGTGCGCAAGTCGCGGAAG cTAAAAACCAAGGTAACTCCGCGCCTTCCGTAACACAGCAAGTATCCGATGGTCAAACGGAAGCTCCTGTTAAAGCTAACTACA GCAAAAAGCGCTTCAACACAGCGACGAGAGAGACAAAGACCGATGAAGCTCCAGCACCTGCTCCCGCCAAGCCCAGCAGAGGACGCTTTGGAAAAC CATCATCAAAGTCTATACAGGAAGGTGAGCCTGAAGAACAGAATGACACTACTCCTCCAGCAAGGACTGGCAGGACATTTAGAAGAGGAGGCAATTAG